A stretch of Henckelia pumila isolate YLH828 chromosome 4, ASM3356847v2, whole genome shotgun sequence DNA encodes these proteins:
- the LOC140863191 gene encoding synaptonemal complex protein 1-like isoform X3 encodes MSRILGLSCLKSLEQLKYQPGSKSGAAKAKTLPISFDSVSSGSFSNLKSTAEKLVKEQASAKNDLELANSKLKKLMEQIQILEEKLQTALNENAKLKVKQKEDEKLWKGLDSKFYLTKTLCDQLDETLQQLTIQVQDAEKDKAYFEDKLSETSVALDKLHEQMMSMSSRLDSSEEMVKIRGEELMQLDLAKEQMEKSFLDDKNKTTVQLEEKDNKIKQLEEADGCNQLALKSLTSKLEELQIDVRVKEEDLLQLRNIQEKLVKDNMGLLSSKNDFANRLETTLMELKNLEDFVNLLVEKVTELENQSLTFSEKVIQLNALYDSCLELAKKEKELAAQSAQQKFDQILYQSICVTSEKNTLQLVNQELNGKILELQKDQEIAMVQHAEDCRLAEEKIRKLKSEEEMLLSKQTEMQAFIAKLEDTVKISLENSRLSEKEMKDLSLKFSKVENDSNNLIKGLEADILEKQEEIDRSKKVIEKNKENLESLEKRVGELDIASEEKDQLILELKTREKQLEDQKEEIKASLTDAVNKLEEAKNQYEQLLESKQIELSKHLKEISQRNDQAINDIRRKYEVEKQESVNHEKEKAEKAIRDVEKQLEEKVTENKKESEEYLVRVQEEHAALIGRIQQEYSSKEMALISKHGEELRRSQIQAETELREKTVSLRSEHEAQLRALRCEHQDECRRLEEELDILKTKEERQRALMQLQWKVMGDNPQDDQEVNSKKLRLFS; translated from the exons ATGAGTCGGATTTTAGGACTGTCATGCTTGAAAAGCCTCGAACAGTTGAAGTATCAGCCAGGTTCTAAGTCTGGAGCTGCGAAAGCGAAGACACTTCCGATCTCCTTCGACTCGGTTTCCTCTGGAAGCTTCTCGAATCTGAAGAGTACTGCAG AAAAATTGGTCAAAGAACAAGCTTCCGCGAAAAATGACCTCGAACTTGCA AATTCTAAGCTCAAGAAACTGATGGAGCAAATTCAAATACTGGAAGAGAAATTGCAAACTGCACTCAATGAAAATGCAAAGCTAAAAGTGAAGCAGAAAGAAGATGAGAAGCTTTGGAAAGGTCTTGACTCTAAGTTCTATTTGACGAAGACGTTGTGCGATCAACTCGATGAAACTTTGCAGCAATTAACTATTCAGGTTCAGGATG CTGAGAAAGATAAGGCATATTTTGAAGATAAACTGTCTGAAACATCAGTTGCCCTTGATAAATTACATGAACAGATGATGTCTATGTCCTCGAGGTTGGACTCTTCGGAAGAAATGGTCAAAATTC GGGGGGAAGAACTTATGCAACTTGATCTTGCTAAGGAACAAATGGAGAAATCTTTCCTGGATGACAAGAATAAAACAACCGTCCAGCTTGAGGAGAAAG ATAACAAGATTAAACAATTGGAAGAAGCTGATGGCTGTAATCAGTTGGCTTTGAAAAGTTTAACTTCTAAGTTGGAAGAGTTGCAAATTGATGTGAGAGTAAAAGAAGAAGACCTGCTACAATTGAGGAACATCCAAGAAAAATTGGTGAAAGATAACATGGGTCTATTATCTAGCAAAAACGACTTTGCTAACAGGTTAGAAACGACACTCATGGAGCTCAAGAATCTTGAAGATTTTGTCAACTTGCTTGTTGAGAAGGTTACAGAATTGGAGAATCAAAGTCTAACCTTTTCCGAGAAAGTAATTCAGCTTAATGCTTTATATGATTCGTGTCTTGAGCTAGCTAAGAAAGAGAAAGAACTTGCTGCTCAGAGTGCTCAACAAAAGTTTGATCAGATCCTCTACCAGTCTATATGCGTCacatcagagaaaaatactttACAATTGGTTAATCAGGAACTGAATGGTAAAATCCTTGAGCTTCAGAAAGATCAGGAAATCGCAATGGTGCAGCATGCAGAAGATTGCCGGTTGGCAGAAGAGAAAATCCGGAAATTGAAATCTGAAGAAGAAATGCTTTTATCTAAGCAGACTGAAATGCAAGCCTTCATAGCCAAATTAGAGGACACTGTGAAGATTTCATTAGAAAACTCAAGATTATCTGAGAAAGAAATG AAAGATTTATCACTGAAATTTTCCAAGGTAGAGAATGATAGTAATAATCTTATAAAAGGGTTAGAAGCAGATATCCTGGAAAAGCAAGAAGAAATCGATCGTTCGAAGAAGGTTAttgagaaaaataaagaaaatttagaaTCACTTGAAAAAAGAGTCGGTGAGCTTGACATTGCATCGGAGGAGAAGGACCAGCTAATATTGGAACTCAAGACAAGAGAAAAACAGTTGGAAGATCAGAAAGAAGAG ATCAAGGCATCACTGACCGATGCTGTAAATAAGCTAGAAGAAGCGAAGAATCAATACGAACAGTTGTTAGAAAGTAAACAAATAGAGTTGTCAAAGCATTTGAAAGAAATATCTCAGAGAAATGACCAG GCAATTAATGATATACGGAGGAAGTACGAGGTGGAGAAGCAGGAGAGTGTTAATCATGAAAAAGAGAAG GCCGAGAAAGCTATCAGGGATGTGGAAAAGCAACTGGAAGAAAAGGTGAcggaaaataaaaaagaatcTGAAGAATACTTAGTTCGTGTTCAAGAAGAACATGCTGCATTG ATTGGCCGCATTCAGCAGGAATACAGTAGCAAAGAAATGGCCCTCATATCTAAGCACGGTGAAGAACTAAGACGCTCCCAAATTCAAGCTGAAACTGAGCTCAGAGAG AAAACAGTATCACTTAGGTCTGAGCATGAGGCTCAGCTACGAGCTTTGAGATGTGAGCACCAAGATGAGTGCAGAAGACTGGAGGAGGAGTTGGATATTTTAAAAACGAAG GAAGAGCGGCAGAGAGCATTAATGCAACTGCAATGGAAAGTAATGGGTGACAACCCACAAGACGACCAAGAAGTGAACTCTAAAAAG TTGAGGTTATTTAGCTAA
- the LOC140863191 gene encoding synaptonemal complex protein 1-like isoform X2 — protein MEQIQILEEKLQTALNENAKLKVKQKEDEKLWKGLDSKFYLTKTLCDQLDETLQQLTIQVQDAEKDKAYFEDKLSETSVALDKLHEQMMSMSSRLDSSEEMVKIRGEELMQLDLAKEQMEKSFLDDKNKTTVQLEEKDNKIKQLEEADGCNQLALKSLTSKLEELQIDVRVKEEDLLQLRNIQEKLVKDNMGLLSSKNDFANRLETTLMELKNLEDFVNLLVEKVTELENQSLTFSEKVIQLNALYDSCLELAKKEKELAAQSAQQKFDQILYQSICVTSEKNTLQLVNQELNGKILELQKDQEIAMVQHAEDCRLAEEKIRKLKSEEEMLLSKQTEMQAFIAKLEDTVKISLENSRLSEKEMKDLSLKFSKVENDSNNLIKGLEADILEKQEEIDRSKKVIEKNKENLESLEKRVGELDIASEEKDQLILELKTREKQLEDQKEEIKASLTDAVNKLEEAKNQYEQLLESKQIELSKHLKEISQRNDQAINDIRRKYEVEKQESVNHEKEKAEKAIRDVEKQLEEKVTENKKESEEYLVRVQEEHAALIGRIQQEYSSKEMALISKHGEELRRSQIQAETELREKTVSLRSEHEAQLRALRCEHQDECRRLEEELDILKTKEERQRALMQLQWKVMGDNPQDDQEVNSKKTRRPGSGKRIKHDLDKTKGDEKDSPYQKDAQTPVSNLLKRVEKVNPGSVMSLPKHSRKVTHHEYEIETSNGRTITKRRKTKSTVMFGDPRKHGNRDTRKAKTPNQATKGTKGGGHQNPSKLGDLFSEGSLNPYADDPYAFD, from the exons ATGGAGCAAATTCAAATACTGGAAGAGAAATTGCAAACTGCACTCAATGAAAATGCAAAGCTAAAAGTGAAGCAGAAAGAAGATGAGAAGCTTTGGAAAGGTCTTGACTCTAAGTTCTATTTGACGAAGACGTTGTGCGATCAACTCGATGAAACTTTGCAGCAATTAACTATTCAGGTTCAGGATG CTGAGAAAGATAAGGCATATTTTGAAGATAAACTGTCTGAAACATCAGTTGCCCTTGATAAATTACATGAACAGATGATGTCTATGTCCTCGAGGTTGGACTCTTCGGAAGAAATGGTCAAAATTC GGGGGGAAGAACTTATGCAACTTGATCTTGCTAAGGAACAAATGGAGAAATCTTTCCTGGATGACAAGAATAAAACAACCGTCCAGCTTGAGGAGAAAG ATAACAAGATTAAACAATTGGAAGAAGCTGATGGCTGTAATCAGTTGGCTTTGAAAAGTTTAACTTCTAAGTTGGAAGAGTTGCAAATTGATGTGAGAGTAAAAGAAGAAGACCTGCTACAATTGAGGAACATCCAAGAAAAATTGGTGAAAGATAACATGGGTCTATTATCTAGCAAAAACGACTTTGCTAACAGGTTAGAAACGACACTCATGGAGCTCAAGAATCTTGAAGATTTTGTCAACTTGCTTGTTGAGAAGGTTACAGAATTGGAGAATCAAAGTCTAACCTTTTCCGAGAAAGTAATTCAGCTTAATGCTTTATATGATTCGTGTCTTGAGCTAGCTAAGAAAGAGAAAGAACTTGCTGCTCAGAGTGCTCAACAAAAGTTTGATCAGATCCTCTACCAGTCTATATGCGTCacatcagagaaaaatactttACAATTGGTTAATCAGGAACTGAATGGTAAAATCCTTGAGCTTCAGAAAGATCAGGAAATCGCAATGGTGCAGCATGCAGAAGATTGCCGGTTGGCAGAAGAGAAAATCCGGAAATTGAAATCTGAAGAAGAAATGCTTTTATCTAAGCAGACTGAAATGCAAGCCTTCATAGCCAAATTAGAGGACACTGTGAAGATTTCATTAGAAAACTCAAGATTATCTGAGAAAGAAATG AAAGATTTATCACTGAAATTTTCCAAGGTAGAGAATGATAGTAATAATCTTATAAAAGGGTTAGAAGCAGATATCCTGGAAAAGCAAGAAGAAATCGATCGTTCGAAGAAGGTTAttgagaaaaataaagaaaatttagaaTCACTTGAAAAAAGAGTCGGTGAGCTTGACATTGCATCGGAGGAGAAGGACCAGCTAATATTGGAACTCAAGACAAGAGAAAAACAGTTGGAAGATCAGAAAGAAGAG ATCAAGGCATCACTGACCGATGCTGTAAATAAGCTAGAAGAAGCGAAGAATCAATACGAACAGTTGTTAGAAAGTAAACAAATAGAGTTGTCAAAGCATTTGAAAGAAATATCTCAGAGAAATGACCAG GCAATTAATGATATACGGAGGAAGTACGAGGTGGAGAAGCAGGAGAGTGTTAATCATGAAAAAGAGAAG GCCGAGAAAGCTATCAGGGATGTGGAAAAGCAACTGGAAGAAAAGGTGAcggaaaataaaaaagaatcTGAAGAATACTTAGTTCGTGTTCAAGAAGAACATGCTGCATTG ATTGGCCGCATTCAGCAGGAATACAGTAGCAAAGAAATGGCCCTCATATCTAAGCACGGTGAAGAACTAAGACGCTCCCAAATTCAAGCTGAAACTGAGCTCAGAGAG AAAACAGTATCACTTAGGTCTGAGCATGAGGCTCAGCTACGAGCTTTGAGATGTGAGCACCAAGATGAGTGCAGAAGACTGGAGGAGGAGTTGGATATTTTAAAAACGAAG GAAGAGCGGCAGAGAGCATTAATGCAACTGCAATGGAAAGTAATGGGTGACAACCCACAAGACGACCAAGAAGTGAACTCTAAAAAG ACGAGAAGACCTGGCAGTGGCAAGAGAATTAAGCATGATCTGGACAAAACAAAAGGCGATGAAAAG GATTCCCCCTACCAGAAAGATGCTCAAACACCAGTGTCAAATTTGTTGAAAAGGGTGGAAAAGGTGAACCCTGGAAGTGTAATGAGTCTTCCTAAGCATAGTAGGAAG GTGACTCACCATGAATATGAAATTGAAACATCAAATGGAAGAACAATCACAAAGCGAAGAAAAACTAAGAGCACAGTGATGTTTGGG GACCCAAGAAAGCATGGGAATAGAGATACGCGAAAAGCTAAGACTCCTAATCAAGCAACCAAG GGAACTAAAGGTGGAGGCCATCAAAATCCTTCCAAATTAGGCGATTTGTTCTCAGAAGGATCTCTCAATCCTTATGCTGATGATCCCTATGCATTTGATTAG
- the LOC140863191 gene encoding synaptonemal complex protein 1-like isoform X1, translating into MSRILGLSCLKSLEQLKYQPGSKSGAAKAKTLPISFDSVSSGSFSNLKSTAEKLVKEQASAKNDLELANSKLKKLMEQIQILEEKLQTALNENAKLKVKQKEDEKLWKGLDSKFYLTKTLCDQLDETLQQLTIQVQDAEKDKAYFEDKLSETSVALDKLHEQMMSMSSRLDSSEEMVKIRGEELMQLDLAKEQMEKSFLDDKNKTTVQLEEKDNKIKQLEEADGCNQLALKSLTSKLEELQIDVRVKEEDLLQLRNIQEKLVKDNMGLLSSKNDFANRLETTLMELKNLEDFVNLLVEKVTELENQSLTFSEKVIQLNALYDSCLELAKKEKELAAQSAQQKFDQILYQSICVTSEKNTLQLVNQELNGKILELQKDQEIAMVQHAEDCRLAEEKIRKLKSEEEMLLSKQTEMQAFIAKLEDTVKISLENSRLSEKEMKDLSLKFSKVENDSNNLIKGLEADILEKQEEIDRSKKVIEKNKENLESLEKRVGELDIASEEKDQLILELKTREKQLEDQKEEIKASLTDAVNKLEEAKNQYEQLLESKQIELSKHLKEISQRNDQAINDIRRKYEVEKQESVNHEKEKAEKAIRDVEKQLEEKVTENKKESEEYLVRVQEEHAALIGRIQQEYSSKEMALISKHGEELRRSQIQAETELREKTVSLRSEHEAQLRALRCEHQDECRRLEEELDILKTKEERQRALMQLQWKVMGDNPQDDQEVNSKKTRRPGSGKRIKHDLDKTKGDEKDSPYQKDAQTPVSNLLKRVEKVNPGSVMSLPKHSRKVTHHEYEIETSNGRTITKRRKTKSTVMFGDPRKHGNRDTRKAKTPNQATKGTKGGGHQNPSKLGDLFSEGSLNPYADDPYAFD; encoded by the exons ATGAGTCGGATTTTAGGACTGTCATGCTTGAAAAGCCTCGAACAGTTGAAGTATCAGCCAGGTTCTAAGTCTGGAGCTGCGAAAGCGAAGACACTTCCGATCTCCTTCGACTCGGTTTCCTCTGGAAGCTTCTCGAATCTGAAGAGTACTGCAG AAAAATTGGTCAAAGAACAAGCTTCCGCGAAAAATGACCTCGAACTTGCA AATTCTAAGCTCAAGAAACTGATGGAGCAAATTCAAATACTGGAAGAGAAATTGCAAACTGCACTCAATGAAAATGCAAAGCTAAAAGTGAAGCAGAAAGAAGATGAGAAGCTTTGGAAAGGTCTTGACTCTAAGTTCTATTTGACGAAGACGTTGTGCGATCAACTCGATGAAACTTTGCAGCAATTAACTATTCAGGTTCAGGATG CTGAGAAAGATAAGGCATATTTTGAAGATAAACTGTCTGAAACATCAGTTGCCCTTGATAAATTACATGAACAGATGATGTCTATGTCCTCGAGGTTGGACTCTTCGGAAGAAATGGTCAAAATTC GGGGGGAAGAACTTATGCAACTTGATCTTGCTAAGGAACAAATGGAGAAATCTTTCCTGGATGACAAGAATAAAACAACCGTCCAGCTTGAGGAGAAAG ATAACAAGATTAAACAATTGGAAGAAGCTGATGGCTGTAATCAGTTGGCTTTGAAAAGTTTAACTTCTAAGTTGGAAGAGTTGCAAATTGATGTGAGAGTAAAAGAAGAAGACCTGCTACAATTGAGGAACATCCAAGAAAAATTGGTGAAAGATAACATGGGTCTATTATCTAGCAAAAACGACTTTGCTAACAGGTTAGAAACGACACTCATGGAGCTCAAGAATCTTGAAGATTTTGTCAACTTGCTTGTTGAGAAGGTTACAGAATTGGAGAATCAAAGTCTAACCTTTTCCGAGAAAGTAATTCAGCTTAATGCTTTATATGATTCGTGTCTTGAGCTAGCTAAGAAAGAGAAAGAACTTGCTGCTCAGAGTGCTCAACAAAAGTTTGATCAGATCCTCTACCAGTCTATATGCGTCacatcagagaaaaatactttACAATTGGTTAATCAGGAACTGAATGGTAAAATCCTTGAGCTTCAGAAAGATCAGGAAATCGCAATGGTGCAGCATGCAGAAGATTGCCGGTTGGCAGAAGAGAAAATCCGGAAATTGAAATCTGAAGAAGAAATGCTTTTATCTAAGCAGACTGAAATGCAAGCCTTCATAGCCAAATTAGAGGACACTGTGAAGATTTCATTAGAAAACTCAAGATTATCTGAGAAAGAAATG AAAGATTTATCACTGAAATTTTCCAAGGTAGAGAATGATAGTAATAATCTTATAAAAGGGTTAGAAGCAGATATCCTGGAAAAGCAAGAAGAAATCGATCGTTCGAAGAAGGTTAttgagaaaaataaagaaaatttagaaTCACTTGAAAAAAGAGTCGGTGAGCTTGACATTGCATCGGAGGAGAAGGACCAGCTAATATTGGAACTCAAGACAAGAGAAAAACAGTTGGAAGATCAGAAAGAAGAG ATCAAGGCATCACTGACCGATGCTGTAAATAAGCTAGAAGAAGCGAAGAATCAATACGAACAGTTGTTAGAAAGTAAACAAATAGAGTTGTCAAAGCATTTGAAAGAAATATCTCAGAGAAATGACCAG GCAATTAATGATATACGGAGGAAGTACGAGGTGGAGAAGCAGGAGAGTGTTAATCATGAAAAAGAGAAG GCCGAGAAAGCTATCAGGGATGTGGAAAAGCAACTGGAAGAAAAGGTGAcggaaaataaaaaagaatcTGAAGAATACTTAGTTCGTGTTCAAGAAGAACATGCTGCATTG ATTGGCCGCATTCAGCAGGAATACAGTAGCAAAGAAATGGCCCTCATATCTAAGCACGGTGAAGAACTAAGACGCTCCCAAATTCAAGCTGAAACTGAGCTCAGAGAG AAAACAGTATCACTTAGGTCTGAGCATGAGGCTCAGCTACGAGCTTTGAGATGTGAGCACCAAGATGAGTGCAGAAGACTGGAGGAGGAGTTGGATATTTTAAAAACGAAG GAAGAGCGGCAGAGAGCATTAATGCAACTGCAATGGAAAGTAATGGGTGACAACCCACAAGACGACCAAGAAGTGAACTCTAAAAAG ACGAGAAGACCTGGCAGTGGCAAGAGAATTAAGCATGATCTGGACAAAACAAAAGGCGATGAAAAG GATTCCCCCTACCAGAAAGATGCTCAAACACCAGTGTCAAATTTGTTGAAAAGGGTGGAAAAGGTGAACCCTGGAAGTGTAATGAGTCTTCCTAAGCATAGTAGGAAG GTGACTCACCATGAATATGAAATTGAAACATCAAATGGAAGAACAATCACAAAGCGAAGAAAAACTAAGAGCACAGTGATGTTTGGG GACCCAAGAAAGCATGGGAATAGAGATACGCGAAAAGCTAAGACTCCTAATCAAGCAACCAAG GGAACTAAAGGTGGAGGCCATCAAAATCCTTCCAAATTAGGCGATTTGTTCTCAGAAGGATCTCTCAATCCTTATGCTGATGATCCCTATGCATTTGATTAG
- the LOC140863192 gene encoding uncharacterized protein: MAAKRRNPRNKPKEIQPNKHHRRHSQIKHHDHDQDRKPHSWAAVRSLFTCKYLQAQQQQQQTNQKKLKHATHGDQERVIGSKQNPIPLPKQAKKERTLEETHKKTRCSGSLCSNTKVTQRPENSEEQKKRTALSMASFCTENDSVIFSSNRSMKISTGSLYGSINSASTSSSASSSLTAHVRTAASPNYSIPGSLRNMGFRRLSGCYECRMVVDPVLGMTRDPSLRATIFSCPECAEIFVKPENLELHQSVRHAVCELGPDDTSKNIVEIIFQSSWLKKEAPVCKIDRILKVQNTTRTISKFEDYRDTIKTKATRLSKKHPRCLADGNELLRFHCTTLMCSLGLNGSSNLCNSIPTCSVCSIIRNGFKVATAGVSSTKGILTTATSGKAHDSADMLVDRGKRAMLVCRVIAGRVKRKAELAGSVDEYDSVAGDGGVYSSLDELHVFNPRAILPCFVVIYGGF; this comes from the exons atGGCGGCTAAAAGAAGAAATCCCAGAAATAAACCCAAAGAGATACAGCCAAACAAACACCACCGCCGCCATTCTCAGATCAAACACCATGATCATGATCAAGATCGGAAACCACATTCCTGGGCAGCTGTGAGGAGCCTCTTCACCTGCAAGTACCTTCAAGCACAACAACAACAGCAACAAACAAACCAGAAGAAGCTCAAACATGCCACCCATGGAGATCAAGAGAGAGTGATTGGAAGCAAGCAAAATCCCATACCATTACCAAAGCAGGCGAAGAAAGAGAGAACCCTCGAAGAAACTCACAAGAAAACGAGATGCTCCGGTTCACTCTGCAGCAACACCAAAGTGACGCAAAGGCCTGAGAACTCAGAGGAGCAGAAGAAGAGGACTGCTCTGTCAATGGCTTCATTCTGTACTGAGAACGACTCTGTAATATTTTCTTCGAACAGATCCATGAAAATCAGTACTGGTTCTTTGTACGGTTCGATCAATTCTGCTTCCACTTCTTCTTCAGCTTCTTCTTCACTCACAGCTCATGTTCGTACTGCGGCTTCTCCTAATTACTCCATTCCTGGTTCCTTGAGAAACATGGGTTTCAGGAGATTATCTGGATGCTATGAGTGTAGAATGGTTGTGGATCCTGTTCTTGGAATGACTAGGGATCCTTCTTTGAGAGCTACTATATTTTCATGCCCTGAATGCGCTGAAATTTTCGTCAAACCTGAGAATTTGGAGCTTCATCAGTCTGTCAGGCATGCTG TATGTGAATTGGGTCCGGACGACACAAGCAAGAACATAGTGGAGATAATATTCCAATCAAGCTGGCTCAAGAAAGAGGCCCCGGTGTGCAAAATAGACCGCATACTGAAAGTCCAAAACACAACTAGAACCATATCCAAATTTGAGGATTACAGGGACACCATCAAGACCAAAGCCACTAGGTTGTCCAAGAAACACCCGCGCTGCCTCGCCGACGGCAACGAGCTTCTTCGGTTCCATTGCACCACTCTAATGTGCTCACTTGGCCTAAATGGCTCCTCCAACTTATGCAACTCCATCCCCACCTGCAGCGTGTGCAGCATCATCCGAAACGGCTTCAAAGTCGCGACCGCCGGCGTTTCTAGTACAAAAG GTATATTAACAACAGCTACCAGTGGTAAGGCACACGACAGTGCGGATATGTTGGTCGATAGAGGGAAGCGAGCAATGCTCGTGTGTCGGGTGATAGCGGGGCGGGTGAAGAGGAAGGCCGAGTTGGCCGGGAGCGTCGACGAGTACGACTCGGTGGCCGGGGACGGCGGAGTCTATTCGAGTTTGGATGAGTTGCATGTTTTCAATCCCAGGGCTATATTGCCTTGTTTTGTTGTGATCTACGGGGGTTTCTAA